A single window of Archangium gephyra DNA harbors:
- a CDS encoding dihydrofolate reductase family protein codes for MRRLTVFNNVSLDGYFVDANGDMSWAHRANQDAEWNDFVSGNASGGGELLFGRKTYELMASFWPTPMAAQMQPLVAERMNNLSKVVFSRTLDKASWSNTTLVKGDLVAEVRKLKQAPGQGMTLMGSGSIVAQLAQAGVIDEYQLVVNPIVLGKGRTMFEGIPEKLLLKPTKTRTFGNGNVLLCYVPA; via the coding sequence ATGCGGAGACTGACCGTTTTCAACAACGTGTCGCTGGACGGGTACTTCGTGGACGCCAACGGCGACATGAGCTGGGCCCACAGGGCGAACCAGGACGCGGAGTGGAATGACTTCGTCTCGGGGAATGCCAGTGGCGGAGGCGAGCTGTTGTTCGGCAGGAAGACCTACGAGCTCATGGCCAGCTTCTGGCCGACGCCCATGGCGGCCCAGATGCAGCCCCTCGTGGCCGAGCGGATGAACAACCTGTCCAAGGTCGTGTTCTCCAGAACCCTGGACAAGGCGTCGTGGAGCAATACGACGCTGGTGAAGGGCGACCTGGTGGCGGAAGTCCGCAAGCTGAAGCAGGCGCCCGGACAGGGCATGACCCTCATGGGAAGCGGCAGCATCGTCGCGCAGCTGGCCCAGGCGGGGGTGATCGACGAGTACCAGCTCGTGGTGAATCCCATCGTGCTGGGCAAGGGCAGGACGATGTTCGAGGGCATCCCGGAGAAGCTGCTCCTGAAGCCCACGAAGACGCGGACCTTCGGCAACGGGAATGTCCTGCTGTGTTACGTGCCGGCGTAG
- a CDS encoding pyridoxal phosphate-dependent aminotransferase, protein MDLLRSFFMEDYLEGSRFTARYNLGESGARPRTVGELLTGSGVSPQQAMDTFLSTLLRDSPNWGRADLRDLVAAMHPGTTRDNVLITTGTSEALLLLFRQLRPRKVALAWPAFQLLYELPMQQGAEIVRLPVRWDSRGVPSVDTGEWLALLERESPDVVIINNPHNPSGLVLEPELLERVSRWVDASGATLVGDEHYRFLSSDTEVLGATVYRPGTRSFVTGSFIKCLGCPGLRIGWCVGDTAMLARMQNEKNYTTHTVNPVTEWISHEVLKDLGSSVLTEAREDWRRNRRALASFLGRSQGVYGVAPAGGLVTCIGVRGVAGPKEFEAKLQALGEAGVFVLPLSAMEHGEPSGTHPLERGHGFRLGLGMSPERFPEALEAIERATRG, encoded by the coding sequence ATGGATCTGCTTCGCTCGTTCTTCATGGAGGACTACCTCGAGGGCTCGCGCTTCACCGCGCGCTACAACCTCGGCGAGTCCGGTGCCCGGCCCCGCACCGTGGGAGAGCTGCTCACCGGCTCCGGTGTCAGCCCCCAGCAGGCCATGGACACGTTCCTGTCCACCCTGCTGCGCGACAGCCCCAACTGGGGCCGCGCCGATCTGCGCGACCTCGTGGCCGCCATGCACCCTGGCACCACGCGCGACAACGTCCTCATCACCACGGGCACCAGCGAGGCCCTGCTGCTCCTCTTCCGGCAGCTCCGTCCTCGCAAGGTGGCCCTCGCCTGGCCCGCCTTCCAGCTCCTCTACGAGCTGCCCATGCAGCAAGGCGCGGAGATCGTCCGCCTGCCCGTGCGCTGGGACTCGCGTGGCGTGCCCTCCGTCGACACCGGTGAGTGGCTCGCCCTGCTCGAGCGCGAGTCCCCAGACGTCGTCATCATCAACAACCCCCACAACCCGAGCGGCCTGGTGCTCGAGCCGGAGCTGCTGGAGCGTGTCTCGCGGTGGGTGGACGCGTCCGGCGCCACGCTCGTGGGGGACGAGCACTACCGCTTCCTCTCCTCGGACACCGAGGTGCTGGGCGCCACCGTGTACCGCCCGGGCACGCGCTCCTTCGTCACCGGCTCGTTCATCAAGTGCCTCGGCTGTCCGGGGCTGCGCATCGGCTGGTGCGTGGGCGACACGGCCATGCTGGCGCGCATGCAGAACGAGAAGAACTACACCACGCACACCGTGAATCCCGTCACCGAGTGGATCTCCCACGAGGTGCTCAAGGACCTCGGCAGCTCCGTGCTCACCGAGGCGCGCGAGGACTGGCGGCGCAACCGGCGCGCCCTGGCCTCCTTCCTGGGGCGCTCCCAGGGCGTGTACGGCGTGGCTCCGGCGGGAGGACTCGTCACCTGCATCGGCGTGCGGGGCGTGGCCGGCCCGAAGGAGTTCGAGGCGAAGCTCCAGGCGCTCGGCGAGGCCGGGGTGTTCGTGCTGCCGCTCAGCGCCATGGAGCACGGCGAGCCCTCGGGCACCCACCCGCTGGAGCGCGGCCACGGCTTCCGCCTGGGCCTGGGCATGTCTCCGGAGCGCTTCCCCGAGGCCCTGGAGGCCATCGAGCGCGCCACCCGCGGCTGA
- a CDS encoding ABC transporter permease has translation MRSLLRIALRNLFVDRERGLLLFFVIASASAVLVGMMSLTAGVATEQRKAVLTLISGDLNVGGYFKVHPDTIAPVIGDTPRVRAAVEPILPAGCRIRERGRGQAAVGSGRHRSRSFMMSLDVKQERDSLGLLRVEKGSLEALDRPRTVALSLPMSERLRVQVGDVATLYAEMVGGKRNALDVEVVAITGRAGFLGEAAGILVSNATLRELSGFRPESSSVLQLMCGEGSELEALDGSLRQALRQAGFEVLPASHEAYGDKVSPLLREDWAGQRLDVSTWEDESSFLSFVTDGLTALTALVGLIGIAVVMVGLFVSLSVSVRERTREVGTLRAMGMHRRSVVGLFVLEGLLLGLLASTTGALVASLLGLLLRGTITLPAQIASLFFSDTLPLEPHLPAAVLAVVLVTLGAVLASIIPAARAASLSPRSAMESL, from the coding sequence ATGCGCTCGCTTCTGCGTATCGCCCTGCGCAACCTCTTCGTCGACCGCGAGCGGGGACTGCTGCTCTTCTTCGTCATCGCCAGCGCCAGCGCGGTGCTCGTGGGGATGATGTCCCTGACGGCGGGCGTCGCCACGGAGCAGCGCAAGGCCGTGTTGACGCTGATCAGTGGGGACCTGAACGTCGGGGGCTACTTCAAGGTCCACCCCGACACCATCGCCCCGGTGATTGGCGATACCCCCCGTGTGCGGGCCGCGGTGGAGCCGATCCTGCCCGCGGGCTGCCGCATACGGGAGCGGGGCCGGGGCCAGGCCGCCGTGGGCTCGGGCCGGCATCGCAGCCGCTCCTTCATGATGAGCCTGGACGTGAAGCAGGAGCGTGACTCGCTCGGGCTGCTCCGGGTGGAGAAGGGCTCGCTGGAGGCGCTGGACAGGCCGCGGACGGTGGCGCTCTCGCTGCCCATGTCCGAGCGGCTCCGCGTCCAGGTGGGGGATGTGGCCACGCTCTACGCGGAGATGGTGGGTGGCAAGCGCAACGCGCTCGACGTGGAGGTGGTCGCCATCACCGGGCGCGCCGGCTTCCTGGGCGAGGCGGCGGGCATCCTCGTCTCCAACGCCACCCTGCGGGAGCTGAGCGGCTTCCGCCCCGAGTCCTCTAGCGTGCTGCAGCTCATGTGCGGCGAGGGCTCGGAGCTCGAGGCGCTGGATGGCTCGCTGCGCCAGGCGCTGCGCCAGGCGGGCTTCGAGGTGCTCCCGGCCTCGCACGAGGCCTATGGTGACAAGGTGTCCCCGCTGCTGCGGGAGGACTGGGCGGGCCAGCGGCTGGATGTGAGCACCTGGGAGGACGAGTCCTCCTTCCTCTCCTTCGTGACCGATGGGCTCACGGCCCTCACCGCGCTGGTGGGGTTGATTGGCATCGCGGTCGTCATGGTGGGGCTGTTCGTCTCCCTGAGCGTCTCCGTGCGTGAGCGGACGCGGGAGGTGGGCACGCTGCGGGCCATGGGCATGCACCGCCGCTCCGTGGTGGGCCTGTTCGTGCTGGAGGGCCTGCTGCTGGGCCTGCTGGCCTCGACGACGGGGGCCCTCGTGGCCTCGCTGCTGGGGCTGCTGCTGCGGGGGACCATCACCCTGCCCGCGCAGATCGCCAGCCTCTTCTTCAGTGACACCCTGCCGCTGGAGCCCCACCTGCCAGCGGCCGTGCTCGCGGTGGTGCTCGTCACCCTGGGCGCGGTGCTCGCCTCCATCATCCCGGCGGCCCGCGCCGCCTCGCTGTCCCCCCGTTCCGCCATGGAGTCCCTGTGA
- a CDS encoding cysteine desulfurase family protein, with product MHEHPIYLDHNATAPLLPEVVDAMVPYLREHFGNPSSAHVYGRQAKAAVDQARARVAVLLGAAAEELFFVAHGTEANNLAIRGVLAALPEKRHVVTCVTEHPATTEPCRQREKQGGQVTWLPVDGEGRIRVSEAVAALRSDTALVTLMHANNETGVLQPIAEVAREARARGVLLHTDAAQSVGKLPVSVEGLGVDLLTVVGHKFGAPKGVGALYVRKGTPVRPVLLGAGHERGLRPGTENVASIVGLGVACEVALRTVETEAARVRGLRDELWERLRARVPGLALNGHPVERLPNTLNVRFPGVSGSALLTATPEVAASTGSACHAGEESASSIITAMGVEPSAALGSVRLSLGRMTTQPDVVAAAEALAAAWKRLARG from the coding sequence ATGCACGAACACCCCATCTACCTGGACCACAACGCCACCGCGCCGCTGCTGCCCGAGGTGGTGGACGCGATGGTGCCGTACCTGCGCGAGCACTTCGGCAACCCGTCGAGCGCGCACGTCTACGGGCGCCAGGCCAAGGCGGCCGTCGACCAGGCGCGGGCCCGGGTGGCGGTGCTGCTCGGCGCGGCGGCGGAGGAGCTCTTCTTCGTCGCGCATGGCACGGAGGCCAACAACCTCGCCATCCGGGGCGTGCTGGCGGCGCTGCCGGAGAAGCGGCACGTGGTGACGTGCGTGACCGAGCACCCGGCCACCACCGAGCCGTGCCGCCAACGGGAGAAGCAGGGCGGGCAGGTGACATGGCTGCCGGTGGACGGAGAGGGCCGCATCCGTGTCTCCGAGGCCGTGGCCGCGCTGCGGAGCGACACGGCGCTCGTCACGCTCATGCACGCCAACAACGAGACGGGCGTGCTGCAGCCCATCGCGGAGGTGGCGCGCGAGGCCCGGGCGCGGGGCGTGCTGCTGCACACCGACGCGGCCCAGTCCGTGGGCAAGCTGCCCGTGTCCGTCGAGGGGCTCGGCGTGGATCTGCTCACGGTGGTGGGCCACAAGTTCGGCGCGCCCAAGGGCGTGGGGGCGCTGTACGTGCGCAAGGGCACGCCGGTGCGTCCGGTGCTGCTCGGCGCGGGGCACGAGCGCGGCCTGCGTCCGGGCACGGAGAACGTCGCTTCCATCGTGGGGCTCGGGGTGGCCTGCGAGGTGGCGCTCCGCACGGTGGAGACGGAGGCGGCGCGGGTGAGGGGCCTGCGCGATGAGCTGTGGGAGCGGCTGCGAGCGCGCGTCCCGGGACTGGCGCTCAACGGCCATCCGGTGGAGCGGCTGCCCAATACGCTGAACGTGCGCTTCCCCGGGGTGAGCGGCTCCGCCCTGCTGACGGCCACTCCCGAGGTGGCCGCGTCCACGGGCTCGGCGTGCCACGCGGGCGAGGAGTCCGCCTCCTCCATCATCACCGCCATGGGGGTGGAGCCCTCGGCGGCGCTCGGCTCGGTGCGCCTGTCCCTGGGCCGGATGACGACACAACCGGACGTGGTGGCCGCCGCCGAGGCGCTCGCCGCGGCGTGGAAGCGCCTGGCGCGAGGCTGA
- a CDS encoding class I SAM-dependent methyltransferase, with amino-acid sequence MTAPRSTPSPSLAQSLHFWARNASNESALLRTSLTVGLFDALPVEGEGTPMTVQQLAGKVGASVRGVRSLTELLVCLGLVHQDEARGLVLARPVAAFLREPSFRERLQEAVGGWGPMGRLEEAVRSGAPVTHEGQRWDVLEHYRRLFLEKVPSPSAEAEDFFDRFARSAARTWVLVTAGRLGLLEQLAAGPRDEAALREATGASERGLRTMLDVLGHLGITRSEGTTSTFTEEARQVLDGKALPYLLRSFSVSAQYWEALERLEETVRHERFILDLKDPEVSQRFYADNSNQITAVFASHFQLSRRAAATLAQVKPLAGARVLDIGTGSGVWGVAFARTEPTAQVTYFDQEVVLQQARRNVEQLKALGQARFWPGNLFTQDFGEAAYDFIILPQVLNVLRPESLPDMFRRVARALKPDGILVIAEYVLNERRDGPLDHLYFGLRRFLTNEGDLLSHSEYAALLTDVGLASSVCLPLPTQELVLAARPGVNLPTQLAPPPRAAA; translated from the coding sequence ATGACGGCTCCACGGAGCACCCCGTCCCCTTCCCTGGCGCAGTCACTGCACTTCTGGGCGCGCAATGCCTCGAACGAGTCGGCGCTGCTGCGCACCTCGCTGACGGTGGGCCTCTTCGATGCCCTGCCGGTGGAGGGCGAGGGCACGCCCATGACGGTCCAGCAGCTCGCCGGGAAGGTGGGCGCGTCGGTCCGGGGCGTGCGCTCGCTCACCGAGCTGCTGGTGTGCCTGGGACTGGTGCACCAGGACGAGGCGCGCGGACTCGTGCTCGCCCGTCCGGTGGCGGCCTTCCTGCGGGAGCCGTCGTTCCGCGAGCGGCTCCAGGAGGCGGTGGGTGGGTGGGGGCCCATGGGCCGGTTGGAGGAGGCGGTGCGGTCGGGAGCGCCCGTCACCCACGAGGGCCAGCGCTGGGACGTGCTGGAGCACTACCGGCGGCTCTTCCTGGAGAAGGTGCCCTCGCCCTCCGCGGAGGCGGAGGACTTCTTCGACCGCTTCGCGCGCAGTGCGGCACGCACGTGGGTGCTGGTGACGGCGGGCCGGCTGGGGCTGCTCGAGCAGCTCGCCGCGGGTCCCCGGGACGAGGCGGCGTTGCGGGAGGCCACGGGCGCGAGTGAGCGAGGCCTGCGCACGATGCTGGACGTGCTGGGGCACCTGGGCATCACCCGGAGCGAGGGCACCACGAGCACCTTCACGGAGGAGGCCCGGCAGGTGCTCGACGGCAAGGCGCTGCCGTACCTGCTGCGCTCCTTCTCCGTGTCGGCGCAGTACTGGGAGGCGCTGGAGCGGCTCGAGGAGACGGTGCGGCACGAGCGCTTCATCCTGGACCTGAAGGATCCCGAGGTGAGCCAGCGCTTCTACGCGGACAACTCGAATCAGATTACGGCGGTGTTCGCCTCGCACTTCCAGCTCAGCCGGCGCGCGGCGGCGACGCTCGCCCAGGTGAAGCCGCTGGCGGGAGCGCGGGTGTTGGACATCGGCACGGGCTCGGGGGTGTGGGGGGTGGCCTTCGCGCGGACGGAGCCCACGGCGCAGGTCACCTACTTCGACCAGGAGGTGGTGCTGCAGCAGGCGCGGCGCAACGTGGAGCAGCTCAAGGCGCTGGGGCAGGCGCGCTTCTGGCCGGGCAACCTCTTCACGCAGGACTTCGGCGAGGCGGCGTATGACTTCATCATCCTGCCGCAGGTGCTCAACGTGCTGCGGCCCGAGTCCCTGCCGGACATGTTCCGCCGGGTGGCGCGCGCGCTGAAGCCGGACGGCATCCTGGTCATCGCCGAGTACGTGCTGAACGAGCGGCGGGACGGCCCGCTGGACCACCTCTATTTTGGACTGAGGCGCTTCCTCACCAACGAGGGGGATCTGCTCTCCCACTCGGAGTACGCCGCGCTGCTGACGGACGTGGGCCTCGCCTCGTCGGTGTGCCTGCCGCTGCCGACGCAGGAGCTCGTCCTCGCGGCGCGCCCCGGGGTGAACCTGCCCACGCAGCTCGCGCCGCCCCCGCGCGCCGCAGCCTGA
- a CDS encoding class I SAM-dependent methyltransferase: MAESTPALSQTAFVQQLNFWARDASNESAALLGAFALGMFAHVPDEGASAPISLESLAQRIGGTVRGTRSVIEPLVGLGFVRLEEGRGYSLPASSAFLRQEGFSARMREALDGWLVSAKLPEALRTGAPVEWRGGSRDLLGWYRQEFLSPRAPAPSPTAADYEDRAVRNFLRTQALVTSGTVGLLEAMVSGPRPLAELATATGSQPEALRVLLGVLASMGLVRQEGEAFGFSELAGRSLDATSLPYFQRALPATMDYWEAFAHVDEAVTQQRFRLDLRDPETAKRIYQQNASRITGIFVSHLKLGRKAAELAASMRPLKDARVLDVGTGSGVWGAAFGLADPSVHVTYLDSEHVLEQVKPNIAKLKLDGRARYWAGDCLSVDYGESQYDIILLPQVIPALPPEELPRLFGKLARALRPQGLLLISGYLLTDRRDGPLDALYFALRRYVSNEGDVLSMPDFRRLLEPVGLTSSRGFEMPIQQVVVASRGDVPWPAAAPAR; the protein is encoded by the coding sequence TTGGCCGAGTCCACCCCCGCGCTCTCCCAGACGGCGTTCGTCCAACAACTCAACTTCTGGGCTCGTGACGCGAGCAACGAGTCCGCGGCGCTCCTGGGCGCCTTCGCGCTCGGGATGTTCGCGCACGTTCCGGACGAGGGGGCCTCCGCGCCCATCTCCCTGGAGTCGCTCGCCCAGCGTATCGGCGGCACCGTGCGTGGCACTCGCTCCGTCATCGAGCCGCTCGTCGGGCTCGGCTTCGTCCGGCTGGAGGAGGGGAGGGGGTACTCGCTCCCGGCCTCCAGCGCCTTCCTGCGTCAGGAGGGGTTCTCCGCCCGGATGCGCGAGGCGCTGGACGGGTGGCTCGTGTCCGCGAAGTTGCCCGAGGCCCTCCGCACGGGCGCTCCGGTGGAGTGGCGCGGTGGCTCGCGAGACCTGCTCGGGTGGTACCGCCAGGAGTTCCTCTCGCCCCGCGCGCCCGCGCCGAGCCCCACCGCCGCGGACTACGAGGACCGGGCCGTCCGCAACTTCCTGCGCACCCAGGCGCTCGTGACGAGTGGCACGGTGGGCCTGCTGGAGGCCATGGTGTCCGGCCCCCGGCCGCTCGCGGAGCTGGCGACGGCCACCGGCTCCCAGCCCGAGGCCCTGCGGGTGCTGCTCGGGGTGCTCGCCTCCATGGGGCTCGTGCGGCAGGAGGGGGAGGCCTTCGGCTTCTCCGAATTGGCCGGCCGCTCCCTGGACGCCACCAGCCTGCCGTACTTCCAGCGCGCGCTGCCGGCCACCATGGACTACTGGGAGGCCTTCGCGCACGTGGACGAGGCCGTCACCCAGCAGAGGTTCCGCCTGGACCTGCGCGACCCGGAGACGGCGAAGCGCATCTACCAGCAGAACGCCTCGCGCATCACCGGCATCTTCGTCTCCCACCTCAAGCTGGGCCGCAAGGCCGCGGAGCTCGCCGCCAGCATGCGCCCCCTGAAGGACGCGCGGGTGCTCGACGTGGGCACCGGCTCGGGTGTCTGGGGCGCTGCCTTCGGACTGGCGGACCCTTCCGTGCACGTCACCTACCTGGACTCCGAGCACGTCCTGGAGCAGGTGAAGCCCAACATCGCGAAGCTCAAGCTGGATGGGCGCGCGCGCTACTGGGCCGGGGACTGCCTCTCCGTGGACTACGGCGAGTCCCAGTACGACATCATCCTCCTGCCCCAGGTCATCCCCGCGCTGCCTCCCGAAGAGCTGCCGCGCCTCTTCGGCAAGCTCGCCCGCGCGCTGCGTCCCCAGGGGCTGCTCCTCATCTCCGGCTACCTGCTGACGGACCGGCGCGATGGGCCCCTGGACGCGCTCTACTTCGCGCTGCGCCGCTACGTGTCCAACGAGGGCGACGTGCTGTCCATGCCCGACTTCCGCCGGCTGCTCGAGCCCGTGGGCCTCACGTCCTCCCGTGGCTTCGAGATGCCCATCCAACAGGTCGTCGTCGCCTCGCGCGGAGACGTCCCCTGGCCCGCCGCCGCCCCGGCCCGCTGA
- a CDS encoding fatty acid desaturase, with protein MALAPLDDSRRTSDGLAPAVRERSGSEASRLRAKYAREVARLGNHAHSKAEGVGHLALHIGLGVGAAVAAHALLNVNPVVGGCLYPLVAFFIATRFRALGNMLHEACHGMFVRGKRANRVFGHVLAIIDLTALEPYTREHFTHHQHLGDPVKDLDFIPRRKFGFAEPTEHFVRRHLLRPLLLVHLPSFVRPVLWSRTDPWLVTLGRWAFLAGLLALAQWGIGWKNFLLFYGLPYFVAYQVIRYWSDAVDHAGVIGEADEFHRSRNHIFRWGLLNRVLFPRNDQYHLTHHLFPAVPTTAQGRVHALLLSDPQYADRPHAFSALL; from the coding sequence ATGGCCCTGGCGCCGTTGGACGACTCCCGCCGCACGAGCGATGGCCTGGCGCCCGCCGTGCGGGAGCGATCCGGCTCGGAGGCCTCGCGGCTGAGGGCGAAGTACGCGCGAGAGGTGGCCCGGCTGGGCAACCACGCGCACTCGAAGGCCGAGGGGGTCGGGCATCTGGCGTTGCACATCGGGCTGGGCGTGGGCGCGGCGGTGGCGGCGCACGCGCTGCTCAACGTGAATCCCGTGGTGGGCGGGTGCCTCTACCCGCTGGTGGCCTTCTTCATCGCCACGCGGTTCCGCGCGCTCGGCAACATGCTGCACGAGGCGTGTCACGGCATGTTCGTGCGCGGCAAGCGCGCCAACCGCGTCTTCGGGCACGTGCTGGCCATCATCGACCTGACGGCGCTGGAGCCCTACACGCGCGAGCACTTCACGCACCACCAGCACCTGGGAGACCCGGTCAAGGACCTGGACTTCATCCCCCGCCGCAAGTTCGGCTTCGCCGAGCCCACGGAGCACTTCGTGCGGCGCCACCTGCTGCGGCCGCTGCTGCTCGTCCACCTGCCGTCCTTCGTGCGCCCGGTGCTGTGGAGCCGCACGGATCCCTGGCTGGTGACGCTGGGCCGGTGGGCCTTCCTGGCCGGGCTGCTCGCGTTGGCGCAGTGGGGCATCGGCTGGAAGAACTTCCTGCTCTTCTACGGGCTGCCCTACTTCGTGGCCTACCAGGTCATCCGCTACTGGTCGGATGCGGTGGACCACGCGGGTGTCATCGGCGAGGCGGACGAGTTCCACCGCTCGCGCAACCACATCTTCCGCTGGGGCCTGCTCAACCGGGTGCTCTTCCCGCGCAACGACCAGTACCACCTCACGCACCACCTCTTCCCGGCCGTGCCCACCACCGCGCAGGGCCGCGTCCACGCGCTCCTCCTGTCGGATCCCCAGTACGCGGACCGGCCGCACGCCTTCTCCGCGTTGCTGTAG
- a CDS encoding ABC transporter permease, which translates to MTLLLLTLQGVLARRRSWWVGLLAAGAAALLTPSLALVETIHDGTRRSLIESGAGHLQVYHSGSPETPVLLTGPGGAPELVPFEDFPATEALVRSVEGVQDVVPMEAGTASVFRGNYLDEKLAAVRAVTREPASEARDARLGRLAEDLRRTLERVAHDERQREQAFAGDVGLPEDRRTLEAVTADAFWVRFRTNPEAALEYLEERVAKLAGEGESLSLDYLGTDPVQFARAFPRFELLSGELPPPGSRGILLGQAAYEQNFKLPIALRLDELRREREHGGSFADERLKTQVERNLAELPDLLSRLDVERASALRATLVRVLGHEGELEPLLREFLSVEDGTFDTRYRLFYDELAPHLPLYRVRPGETLTLRNRLLSAANVPVRVWGTFRFRGLGGDTSQVNSTCLVDLVSARLLAGRQTREQQEEARALVAAFGMSKEQLSADTLGRPMIVDVEPQAPGAEAPVLERSEVAGSVSDEELRAGSVLHAAIVLRPGTSAEDVTVRLQRLVAERKQPLAIVSWEEVGGLFSGVVGISQLVLGVFAALLAFFVLLVATGTLLLLAKERVGEVGTLRAMGMQRREVFSSLLLEGLVLGGVGGLLGSGLGAALLLGLAGGGIPVSDDMLQFALGGAVLVPQLAVGHILWVVAGVLGVVMVASLVPAWRGSSVPPVVAMRRRED; encoded by the coding sequence TTGACACTGCTGTTGCTGACGTTGCAGGGCGTCCTGGCGCGTCGCCGGAGCTGGTGGGTGGGTCTGCTGGCGGCGGGCGCGGCGGCGCTGCTGACGCCGAGTCTCGCGCTGGTGGAGACCATCCATGACGGGACGCGTCGCAGTCTCATCGAGAGCGGCGCCGGGCACCTGCAGGTGTACCACTCGGGCTCGCCGGAAACGCCCGTGCTGCTGACGGGCCCGGGCGGTGCGCCGGAGCTCGTTCCCTTCGAGGACTTCCCCGCCACCGAGGCGCTCGTGCGCTCGGTGGAGGGCGTGCAGGACGTGGTGCCCATGGAGGCGGGGACGGCCTCGGTCTTCCGGGGCAACTACCTGGACGAGAAGCTCGCCGCGGTGCGCGCGGTGACGCGCGAGCCCGCCTCCGAGGCCCGGGACGCGCGGCTGGGACGGCTCGCGGAGGACCTGCGGCGCACCCTGGAGCGCGTGGCCCACGACGAGCGCCAGCGCGAGCAGGCCTTCGCGGGCGACGTGGGTCTGCCGGAGGATCGGCGCACCCTGGAGGCGGTGACCGCCGACGCCTTCTGGGTCCGCTTCCGCACCAACCCCGAAGCGGCCCTCGAGTACCTCGAGGAGCGCGTGGCCAAGCTGGCCGGAGAGGGCGAGTCCCTCTCGCTCGACTACCTGGGGACGGATCCGGTGCAGTTCGCGCGGGCCTTTCCCCGCTTCGAGCTCCTCTCGGGGGAGCTGCCACCGCCCGGCAGCCGGGGCATCCTGCTCGGGCAGGCGGCGTACGAACAGAACTTCAAGCTGCCCATCGCCCTGCGGCTCGACGAGCTGCGCCGGGAGCGCGAGCATGGGGGCTCCTTCGCGGACGAGCGGCTGAAGACGCAGGTGGAGCGCAACCTCGCCGAGCTCCCGGACCTGCTGTCGCGGCTGGACGTGGAGCGGGCCTCGGCGCTCCGGGCCACCCTGGTGCGCGTGCTGGGGCATGAGGGTGAGCTCGAGCCGCTGCTCCGGGAGTTCCTCTCCGTGGAAGATGGCACCTTCGACACCCGCTACCGGCTCTTCTACGACGAGCTGGCACCGCACCTGCCGCTGTACCGGGTGCGTCCCGGGGAGACCCTCACCTTGCGCAACCGGCTGCTCTCCGCGGCCAACGTGCCGGTGCGGGTGTGGGGCACCTTCCGCTTTCGCGGGCTGGGCGGTGACACCAGCCAGGTCAACAGCACGTGCCTGGTGGACCTCGTCAGCGCGCGGCTGCTGGCGGGCCGGCAGACACGGGAGCAGCAGGAGGAAGCGCGGGCGCTCGTGGCCGCGTTCGGCATGAGCAAGGAGCAGCTCTCCGCGGACACCCTGGGGCGGCCGATGATCGTCGACGTGGAGCCACAGGCGCCCGGCGCCGAGGCGCCCGTGCTGGAGCGGTCCGAGGTGGCCGGGAGCGTCTCGGACGAGGAGCTGCGGGCGGGCAGTGTGCTGCATGCGGCCATCGTGTTGCGTCCGGGCACCTCGGCCGAGGACGTCACCGTGCGCCTCCAGCGGCTGGTGGCCGAGCGGAAGCAGCCGCTGGCCATCGTGAGCTGGGAGGAGGTGGGTGGCCTCTTCAGCGGGGTGGTGGGAATCAGCCAGCTGGTGCTGGGGGTGTTCGCCGCGCTGCTCGCGTTCTTCGTGCTGCTGGTGGCCACCGGCACGCTGTTGTTGTTGGCCAAGGAGCGCGTGGGCGAGGTGGGCACCCTGCGGGCCATGGGCATGCAGCGCCGGGAGGTCTTCTCCTCGCTGTTGCTCGAGGGGCTCGTGCTCGGAGGGGTGGGAGGGCTGCTGGGCTCCGGATTGGGCGCGGCCCTGCTGCTGGGCCTGGCGGGCGGGGGCATCCCCGTGAGTGACGACATGTTGCAGTTCGCCCTCGGTGGCGCGGTGCTGGTGCCCCAGCTCGCGGTGGGGCACATCCTCTGGGTGGTGGCGGGGGTGCTGGGCGTGGTGATGGTGGCGTCCCTGGTGCCCGCCTGGCGGGGCAGCTCGGTGCCTCCCGTGGTGGCCATGCGCCGGAGGGAGGACTGA